One window from the genome of Paenibacillus azoreducens encodes:
- the mobA gene encoding molybdenum cofactor guanylyltransferase encodes MMETLITGVVLAGGQSRRMGANKALLAVGREKVIETIIGAMSAAVQDILIAANEHTADAYRELGREIACDRFPGQGPLSGIHAALHAVKTPWIIVAACDMPFVSPELFLFLRKIVAEEERLHAEEENVQAVIPLEDGRAQPLLAAYHISALPELEDALHAGRLRMTDWLNMLRVRYIAEETLLQETGIDAGHVFFNMNRPEDYRTAVEKQGDGEAGGC; translated from the coding sequence ATGATGGAGACCTTAATCACAGGCGTCGTGTTGGCAGGCGGGCAGTCAAGGCGGATGGGAGCGAATAAAGCGCTGCTTGCCGTCGGCCGGGAAAAAGTGATCGAGACCATTATCGGCGCCATGTCGGCAGCGGTTCAGGACATTCTGATTGCGGCCAATGAGCATACTGCGGATGCCTACCGTGAGTTAGGCCGGGAGATCGCCTGCGACCGGTTTCCTGGACAGGGGCCGTTATCCGGCATCCATGCGGCGCTGCATGCGGTCAAAACGCCATGGATCATCGTTGCGGCTTGCGATATGCCTTTTGTTTCACCGGAGCTGTTTCTCTTTTTGCGGAAAATTGTAGCGGAAGAGGAAAGGCTTCACGCTGAGGAAGAAAATGTTCAAGCCGTGATTCCTCTGGAGGATGGAAGGGCGCAGCCGCTGCTGGCCGCATATCACATCAGCGCTCTACCTGAGCTGGAGGATGCTTTGCATGCCGGCAGGTTGCGGATGACGGACTGGCTGAACATGCTTCGTGTTCGCTACATTGCGGAAGAGACGTTGCTGCAAGAGACGGGGATTGATGCGGGCCATGTATTTTTTAACATGAACCGCCCGGAGGATTACCGGACAGCCGTTGAGAAACAGGGCGATGGAGAGGCGGGGGGTTGTTGA